The following are encoded in a window of Alphaproteobacteria bacterium LSUCC0719 genomic DNA:
- a CDS encoding alpha/beta fold hydrolase → MIDVVLHRIGGHGPDVLLIHGFGADRMSWLAVAPQICETATLWAVEYAGHGSAGNEAGDGTPQALAAAIEVAITDRLTTPLIIGHSLGGTLALHLAASASLDVAGLLLLAPAGVAGQPDGDFIQSLSELEDGEAALTFMRRLVTRKTLMTRRMADAFVETLRSDGRRQALRQIAGALTSASAPSYPPAIPHMTLWGAADEIAAPPEQPMPGLRVIEAVGHLPHIEAVSSVIEEFHDLQSRTVARS, encoded by the coding sequence ATGATCGATGTTGTTCTGCACCGGATCGGCGGTCATGGGCCTGATGTCCTTCTGATCCACGGTTTTGGGGCCGACCGCATGTCATGGCTTGCCGTGGCCCCGCAGATCTGCGAGACCGCCACACTCTGGGCAGTTGAATATGCCGGCCATGGCAGTGCCGGGAATGAGGCCGGTGACGGCACCCCGCAGGCGCTTGCCGCCGCGATTGAGGTCGCGATCACAGACAGGCTGACAACGCCGCTGATTATCGGCCACTCGCTTGGCGGGACGCTGGCGCTTCATCTTGCCGCCAGTGCCAGCCTTGATGTTGCGGGGCTGCTGCTGCTGGCGCCTGCAGGTGTGGCAGGCCAGCCAGACGGTGATTTCATCCAAAGCCTGTCCGAACTGGAGGATGGCGAGGCCGCGCTGACCTTCATGCGGCGGCTTGTGACACGCAAGACCCTGATGACAAGGCGGATGGCAGACGCCTTTGTCGAAACGCTGCGATCCGATGGGCGACGGCAGGCGCTGCGGCAGATTGCCGGGGCTTTGACATCGGCATCAGCACCGTCATATCCGCCTGCCATTCCCCACATGACGCTGTGGGGCGCTGCTGACGAAATCGCCGCACCGCCGGAACAGCCGATGCCGGGCTTGCGCGTGATCGAGGCGGTCGGCCACCTGCCGCATATCGAGGCGGTATCGTCCGTTATCGAAGAATTTCACGACCTGCAAAGCAGAACCGTCGCCCGATCCTAG
- a CDS encoding biotin/lipoyl-containing protein, with product MATEILVPQLGNEVTEAEVTEWVAGVGDDVSSGEVVVVISTTKAALEIEAPCDGTLAEIRIGEGELTEVGAVLGVIE from the coding sequence ATGGCAACTGAGATTCTGGTACCGCAGCTTGGCAACGAGGTCACCGAGGCAGAGGTCACGGAATGGGTTGCCGGCGTTGGCGATGATGTTTCAAGCGGTGAGGTCGTGGTGGTGATTTCGACAACCAAGGCCGCACTCGAGATCGAGGCACCATGTGATGGCACGCTTGCCGAAATCCGCATCGGCGAGGGTGAACTGACGGAAGTTGGTGCCGTTCTCGGCGTGATTGAATGA
- a CDS encoding thiamine pyrophosphate-dependent enzyme yields MPKHLPIDPEKTYMADRVSFAEIPVHAYDSDIADERARWGDEALREALRHMLVIREFESMLHAFKSTGSYHGIDYVYKGPAHLSVGQEAAAVGSAMALRTQDQIFGSHRSHGEIIAKGLAAAAAIDGDRLNAIMADHGGGQLLDLVSTHVGGAGGTTAEAFLLTGVLAEIFMRDAGFNRGMGGSMHAFFTPFGAYPNNAIVGGSSGIAVGAALHAHLSRSGAICVANLGDGSTGCGLIWESMNFAGMGQFRQLWQPPFDHNPPVLFCFTNNFYAMGGQTRGETMAWDRLSRIGAGVSPAQLHAETVDGSNPLAVADAVARKADLLRAGQGPALLDIECYRYSGHSTTDTNAYRSRDEMKAWQAHDPIARYRNRLVEGGVITEAAADDMVAAVESQIRAVTRAVVDRQNAPAVDIAASPTIIGDMTFNGELVDLDGRADDLLADPADIGAIKSIARKARFGIDDDGNMQSPMRAVTVRDALSEAILHHLVHDQSLIAYGEECRDWGGAFGVHRGFADIIPYHRLFNSPISEAAIVSTAVGYALAGGRALVELMYADFIGRAGDEIFNQLAKWQAMSAGELRLPVVLRASVGSKYGAQHSQDWTSLVTHVPGLRVIYPATPHDAKGLMATALSGNDPTMVFESQRLYDRVEIFEPDGVPADYFRMPFGEAALRRSGDDVTMLTIGPSLYPALAAAEDLATHGIESDIIDARTLVPFDYDSVLASVARTGRLIIISEAVERGSFANTVAANVTRLAFADLKAAPIVLGAPNWIAPGADMEDTYAPQPHDICDAVFGDFFAEKRVNRRGLRTWDIAGMAKRGL; encoded by the coding sequence ATGCCAAAACATCTGCCAATTGATCCTGAAAAGACCTACATGGCCGACCGTGTCAGCTTTGCCGAGATTCCGGTACATGCCTATGACAGTGATATCGCGGACGAGCGTGCCAGATGGGGTGACGAGGCGCTTCGTGAAGCACTTCGCCATATGCTGGTGATCCGCGAGTTTGAAAGCATGCTTCATGCCTTCAAATCGACTGGCTCCTATCATGGCATAGACTATGTCTACAAAGGCCCGGCACATCTGTCTGTCGGTCAGGAGGCGGCGGCGGTTGGCAGCGCCATGGCACTTCGCACGCAGGATCAGATCTTCGGGTCCCATCGCAGCCACGGTGAAATCATCGCCAAGGGGCTGGCGGCTGCGGCGGCCATTGATGGCGACAGGCTGAATGCAATCATGGCGGATCATGGTGGTGGTCAGCTTCTCGATCTTGTGTCGACGCATGTCGGCGGCGCTGGCGGCACGACAGCAGAGGCGTTTCTTCTGACCGGTGTTCTTGCCGAGATCTTCATGCGGGACGCCGGATTCAACCGGGGCATGGGCGGTTCCATGCATGCCTTTTTCACGCCCTTTGGCGCTTATCCCAACAACGCCATTGTCGGCGGATCATCCGGCATCGCGGTTGGTGCGGCTTTACATGCGCATCTGTCCCGGTCCGGTGCGATCTGTGTTGCCAATCTTGGGGATGGCAGCACCGGCTGCGGTCTGATCTGGGAGTCGATGAATTTTGCCGGTATGGGTCAGTTCCGTCAGCTCTGGCAGCCACCCTTCGATCACAATCCGCCGGTGCTGTTCTGCTTCACCAACAATTTCTACGCCATGGGTGGGCAGACACGCGGCGAAACAATGGCCTGGGACAGGCTCTCGCGGATTGGCGCGGGGGTCAGCCCTGCCCAGCTCCACGCCGAAACGGTGGACGGATCGAACCCGCTTGCGGTGGCGGATGCCGTGGCGCGCAAGGCCGATCTGCTGCGTGCCGGGCAGGGGCCGGCGCTGCTGGATATCGAATGCTATCGGTATTCCGGCCATTCAACGACCGATACCAACGCCTATCGCTCGCGCGATGAGATGAAGGCATGGCAGGCGCATGACCCGATCGCACGCTATCGCAATCGGCTTGTCGAAGGCGGCGTCATTACCGAGGCCGCAGCCGATGACATGGTGGCGGCGGTCGAAAGCCAGATCCGGGCGGTAACCCGGGCTGTCGTTGACAGGCAGAACGCGCCGGCAGTGGACATTGCGGCCAGCCCGACAATCATTGGCGACATGACCTTCAATGGCGAGCTGGTCGACCTTGACGGCAGGGCCGACGATCTGCTTGCCGACCCGGCCGATATCGGCGCGATAAAATCAATCGCGCGCAAGGCAAGGTTTGGCATTGATGATGACGGGAACATGCAGTCGCCAATGCGGGCGGTCACGGTCCGCGATGCGCTGTCCGAGGCGATCCTGCATCATCTTGTGCATGATCAAAGCCTGATTGCCTATGGTGAAGAATGCCGGGACTGGGGCGGGGCCTTTGGTGTCCATCGCGGCTTTGCCGACATCATTCCCTATCACCGACTGTTCAATTCGCCGATTTCCGAAGCCGCGATCGTGTCGACGGCGGTTGGCTATGCGCTTGCCGGCGGACGGGCGCTTGTCGAGCTGATGTATGCCGATTTCATTGGCCGGGCGGGCGATGAAATCTTCAACCAGCTTGCCAAATGGCAGGCCATGTCAGCTGGTGAATTGCGACTTCCTGTGGTGCTGCGGGCCTCGGTTGGATCGAAATATGGTGCCCAGCATTCCCAGGACTGGACCTCGCTGGTGACGCATGTGCCGGGGCTTCGGGTGATCTATCCGGCGACGCCGCATGATGCCAAGGGTCTGATGGCAACGGCGCTGTCGGGAAATGATCCGACCATGGTGTTCGAAAGCCAGCGTCTCTATGACCGGGTTGAAATTTTCGAGCCCGATGGTGTGCCGGCAGATTATTTCCGCATGCCCTTCGGCGAGGCGGCGCTGCGCAGGTCCGGCGACGATGTCACGATGCTGACCATTGGCCCGTCACTCTACCCGGCGCTGGCGGCGGCAGAGGATCTGGCAACCCACGGCATTGAATCAGACATCATTGATGCCCGCACGCTTGTCCCGTTTGATTATGACAGCGTTCTCGCTTCGGTGGCCCGGACCGGCAGACTGATCATCATATCCGAAGCGGTCGAGCGCGGCAGCTTTGCCAATACGGTGGCGGCCAATGTAACCCGCCTGGCCTTTGCCGATCTGAAGGCTGCCCCGATTGTGCTTGGCGCGCCGAACTGGATTGCCCCCGGTGCGGATATGGAAGACACCTATGCGCCGCAGCCGCACGATATATGCGATGCCGTGTTTGGGGATTTCTTCGCTGAAAAGCGGGTCAACCGGCGGGGACTTCGCACCTGGGATATTGCCGGCATGGCAAAGCGTGGCCTTTGA
- a CDS encoding carbohydrate kinase, whose translation MISVGGENLIDLVSGDVAATGLPRYVANPGGSPFNVAMAAGRQGQDVAYLTPVSEDALGALLADTLVRSRVRLVADRVPHPTSLAVVSITDGIPSYAFHRNGTAERQVSLDRLHRDMPEATKIFHVGSLALIGGDDADVWEAFFADCQQRGLMTSLDPNVRPGLITDRDGYVARIKRMMRHADIFKLSDEDLMWLYPDRTLAAALADCRADCDAALFILTLGGDGARAFLGGIEIEADAPAVETLVDTVGAGDTFMASTLSWVVENDLASRAALAAIDERALHAVVRRAGEAAAINCGRSGCNPPWRDELTSL comes from the coding sequence ATGATTTCCGTTGGTGGTGAAAACCTCATAGACCTGGTGTCAGGCGATGTCGCTGCAACCGGTCTGCCGCGCTATGTCGCCAATCCTGGCGGCTCGCCATTCAATGTCGCGATGGCGGCAGGACGGCAGGGCCAGGATGTCGCCTATCTCACACCTGTTTCCGAGGATGCGCTGGGCGCTCTTCTTGCCGACACGCTGGTCCGCAGCCGTGTCAGGCTTGTCGCCGACCGGGTGCCGCACCCGACCTCGCTTGCCGTTGTGTCGATCACCGATGGCATCCCCTCCTATGCTTTCCATCGCAATGGCACGGCTGAACGACAGGTCAGCCTCGACAGGCTGCACCGCGACATGCCCGAGGCGACAAAAATTTTCCATGTTGGTTCGCTGGCGCTGATTGGCGGGGACGATGCCGATGTCTGGGAGGCGTTTTTCGCCGATTGCCAGCAGCGCGGGCTGATGACGTCACTTGACCCGAATGTACGCCCCGGCCTGATCACCGATCGTGACGGCTATGTCGCGCGGATCAAGAGAATGATGCGCCATGCCGATATCTTCAAGCTGAGCGATGAGGATCTGATGTGGCTCTATCCGGACCGGACACTGGCGGCGGCGCTTGCCGACTGCCGTGCCGACTGTGATGCCGCCCTGTTCATCCTGACGCTTGGTGGGGATGGCGCACGGGCCTTTCTTGGCGGAATCGAGATCGAGGCGGATGCGCCCGCGGTCGAGACGCTTGTCGATACGGTTGGTGCCGGCGATACCTTCATGGCCAGCACCCTGTCATGGGTGGTTGAAAACGACCTTGCCAGCCGCGCCGCTCTGGCGGCCATCGACGAGAGGGCGTTGCACGCGGTTGTCCGGCGTGCCGGCGAAGCGGCGGCGATCAATTGCGGCAGATCCGGCTGCAACCCGCCCTGGCGTGATGAACTGACAAGCCTTTAA
- a CDS encoding YbiU family protein, which yields MSDTMTDEFRNSIRRVKSELKSSGVDVAAAFARIDEIVEAQIRQIEAERDAGTSPVPECDFAEVAAGSVSDQLVDSIKQRGAVVIRNTFDRDLVTSWNDRLMDYVARNDFYERQKAKEGMDQYFASLSSSRPQILGLYWSQPQMEARTSSELAVARRWLNRLWKFSSDNGLEFDPDRECLYADRLRQREPGDDTLGLSAHVDGGSVERWLDEGFRGVYRHLLSGDVESYDPFDAAYRTATKEIPSPAVCSMFRTYQGWTALSRQGPGDGTLNLVPVANAMAWVILRALQDDVPDDELCGAAPSRALYINDTWHQKILRAYVPIPVVEPGDTVWWHPDVIHGVEDRHTGTGYSNVMYIGAAPACAKNERFLDKQRRAFEAGESSPDFAAENYEVDFEDRFTADMLSPLGRAQMGYGA from the coding sequence ATGTCCGATACGATGACTGACGAATTTCGCAATTCCATTCGCAGGGTGAAATCCGAACTGAAAAGTTCCGGTGTGGATGTGGCCGCGGCCTTTGCAAGGATTGACGAGATTGTCGAGGCGCAGATCCGTCAGATCGAGGCCGAACGCGATGCCGGCACCTCGCCTGTGCCGGAATGTGATTTCGCCGAAGTTGCCGCCGGGTCGGTCAGTGACCAGCTGGTCGACAGCATCAAGCAGCGCGGCGCTGTGGTCATCCGCAACACCTTCGACCGTGATCTTGTGACCTCCTGGAATGACCGGCTGATGGACTATGTCGCAAGGAATGATTTCTACGAACGGCAGAAGGCGAAAGAGGGGATGGACCAGTATTTTGCCAGCCTGTCGTCATCCCGACCCCAGATTCTCGGCCTCTACTGGTCGCAACCGCAGATGGAGGCGCGCACGTCATCCGAACTTGCGGTGGCGCGGCGCTGGTTGAACCGCCTGTGGAAATTTTCCTCCGACAATGGTCTCGAATTCGATCCTGACAGGGAATGTCTCTATGCCGACCGGCTTCGCCAGCGTGAACCCGGCGACGACACGCTTGGGCTCAGCGCGCATGTTGATGGCGGTTCGGTGGAACGCTGGCTTGATGAAGGGTTCCGCGGTGTCTACCGGCATCTTCTGTCGGGGGATGTCGAATCCTATGATCCGTTTGATGCGGCCTATCGCACGGCCACCAAGGAAATACCGTCACCGGCCGTCTGTTCGATGTTCCGCACCTATCAGGGGTGGACAGCGCTCAGCCGCCAGGGCCCCGGTGACGGCACGCTGAATCTGGTGCCGGTTGCCAATGCCATGGCGTGGGTCATTCTGCGTGCTTTGCAGGATGACGTGCCCGATGATGAGTTGTGCGGTGCCGCGCCATCCCGGGCGCTATACATCAATGACACCTGGCATCAGAAGATTCTGCGTGCCTATGTGCCGATCCCGGTGGTCGAGCCGGGCGATACCGTTTGGTGGCATCCCGACGTCATTCACGGAGTCGAGGACCGGCACACCGGAACAGGGTACAGCAATGTCATGTATATCGGTGCCGCGCCGGCCTGTGCCAAGAATGAACGGTTTCTTGACAAGCAACGCCGCGCTTTCGAGGCCGGGGAAAGTTCGCCCGACTTTGCCGCCGAAAATTACGAGGTGGATTTCGAAGACAGGTTCACGGCCGACATGCTATCACCCCTCGGGCGTGCCCAGATGGGATACGGGGCCTAG
- a CDS encoding amidohydrolase, which produces MRIDAHHHFWNPARGDYGWMPVDNATLYRSYGPADLAPHLDAAGIQATILVQAAATVEESEYLLGLADATPHVAGVIGWVDFENPAHRDQLKRLAGHPKFKGVRPMIQDIRDDDWMLRNDVQWGFKTIVDLGLRFEALGFPRHLKNFLTILTRYPDMKAVLDHCMKPQIAGGSDQDFTFWAEGMTRLAEETGAFCKYSALITEASASWSTDDLRPYVEHVITAFGADRVMWGSDWPVCRLRGEYEDWHAAAMELTGSLNNTETAAIYGQTANKFYDLGL; this is translated from the coding sequence ATGCGGATCGATGCCCATCATCATTTCTGGAACCCGGCCCGTGGTGACTATGGCTGGATGCCGGTGGACAATGCCACGCTGTATCGTAGCTATGGCCCGGCCGATCTGGCCCCGCATCTGGACGCAGCCGGCATTCAGGCCACCATTCTGGTACAGGCCGCCGCGACCGTTGAAGAAAGCGAATACCTTCTGGGGCTGGCTGATGCGACACCGCATGTGGCGGGCGTCATCGGCTGGGTTGATTTTGAAAATCCGGCGCATCGCGACCAGCTGAAACGACTTGCAGGACATCCCAAATTCAAGGGTGTGCGACCGATGATCCAGGATATTCGCGATGATGACTGGATGCTGAGAAATGATGTGCAATGGGGTTTCAAGACGATCGTCGATCTGGGATTGCGGTTCGAGGCGCTTGGCTTTCCGCGGCATCTGAAAAACTTCCTGACCATCCTGACACGGTATCCAGACATGAAGGCTGTTCTTGATCATTGCATGAAACCGCAGATCGCCGGCGGGTCGGATCAGGATTTCACCTTCTGGGCCGAGGGGATGACGAGGCTTGCCGAAGAGACCGGCGCCTTCTGCAAATATTCGGCGCTGATCACCGAGGCCAGTGCCAGCTGGTCGACCGATGATCTGCGCCCCTATGTCGAACATGTCATCACCGCCTTTGGTGCCGACAGGGTGATGTGGGGATCCGATTGGCCGGTTTGCCGGCTCCGCGGAGAATATGAAGACTGGCATGCTGCCGCGATGGAATTGACCGGATCGTTGAACAACACCGAAACAGCCGCAATTTATGGGCAAACAGCCAATAAATTCTATGATCTGGGGCTGTGA
- a CDS encoding Na/Pi cotransporter family protein, with translation MSIVQFLLELAGATILLLFSVRMVRTGVERAFGASFRRIMTRSKARVRAALAGVLLATIMQSSVAVAMLVAGFISAGALSFEIGLPALLGADLGSALVIQFLSMEIGWLSPLLLVTGGLLFLRSETVLLRQVGRALIGVALILIALDLIRGTVAPLRESDFLPQLSTILERDFLTAFLAGAILTFLMHSSVAAVLMFVTLVATGALPLMVGISLMLGANLGSSLLPLWMTRAMNPKARQVPLMNALLRGSAAIIMVIIVNRSPLVSLLPDIGAGQQIILAHVLFNAMLLLAVPFSGIFGVWARRMLPEARGEHEDKPAHYRSVLNQDALEDTTLALACIRREIHRMLMVVEEMMLPAMELLESYDKERMNKVVEKDLIINDALDGTRLYVAELATRKASSRDRKEVRHLLEYAIAIEAAGDVVSKTLAQLAINRAKDDIRFSPEGLAELRGMHDRVVANIALAGNVLVSGDVGIARRLLEEKSEVTHNQRKSRKSHLKRLAGGRVESLESSDIHLETSLAFKEFNSHIAAIAYPILSREGQLLDTRLVAEG, from the coding sequence ATGTCCATAGTCCAATTCCTGCTGGAACTCGCCGGGGCGACAATCCTGTTGCTGTTTTCAGTGCGCATGGTGCGCACCGGCGTGGAACGTGCCTTCGGTGCATCGTTTCGAAGGATAATGACGCGGTCCAAGGCCCGTGTCAGGGCGGCCCTGGCCGGGGTGCTTCTTGCCACCATCATGCAAAGCTCGGTTGCGGTGGCGATGCTTGTGGCAGGGTTCATCAGTGCCGGCGCGCTGTCTTTCGAGATCGGCCTGCCAGCCCTGCTTGGCGCGGATCTTGGCTCGGCACTGGTCATCCAGTTCCTGAGCATGGAAATCGGCTGGCTGTCACCACTTCTTCTGGTTACCGGGGGATTGCTGTTCCTGCGAAGCGAGACCGTTCTGTTGCGGCAGGTGGGCCGGGCGCTGATAGGTGTGGCGCTGATACTGATTGCCCTTGATCTGATCCGCGGCACCGTAGCGCCGCTTCGTGAAAGCGATTTCCTGCCACAGCTCTCGACCATCCTGGAACGTGACTTCCTGACCGCCTTTCTGGCTGGCGCGATCCTGACATTCCTCATGCATTCGTCGGTCGCCGCGGTGTTGATGTTTGTGACCCTGGTGGCCACCGGCGCGTTGCCGCTGATGGTGGGCATATCACTCATGCTCGGGGCGAATCTTGGATCGTCATTGCTGCCCCTGTGGATGACGAGGGCGATGAACCCGAAGGCCCGTCAGGTGCCGTTGATGAACGCCCTTCTTCGTGGCAGCGCGGCCATCATCATGGTCATCATTGTCAACCGCTCGCCGCTTGTCAGCCTGCTGCCGGATATTGGTGCCGGGCAGCAAATCATCCTGGCGCATGTTCTGTTCAACGCGATGCTGCTGCTGGCGGTCCCGTTCAGTGGCATTTTCGGTGTCTGGGCGCGCCGCATGCTGCCCGAAGCCAGGGGTGAGCATGAGGACAAGCCGGCGCATTATCGGTCGGTGTTGAATCAGGATGCGCTCGAGGACACGACCTTGGCCCTTGCCTGTATCAGGCGCGAAATCCACCGCATGCTGATGGTTGTCGAGGAGATGATGCTGCCCGCGATGGAGCTGCTGGAAAGCTATGACAAGGAGCGGATGAACAAGGTTGTCGAAAAGGATCTGATTATCAACGACGCTCTGGACGGAACCCGCCTTTATGTGGCCGAACTGGCAACAAGAAAGGCATCATCGCGTGATCGCAAGGAAGTGCGACACCTTCTCGAATACGCCATCGCCATCGAGGCGGCGGGGGATGTGGTGTCCAAGACACTGGCCCAGCTGGCAATCAACCGGGCCAAGGATGATATCCGCTTTTCCCCCGAAGGATTGGCGGAGCTTCGTGGCATGCATGACCGTGTCGTCGCCAATATCGCGCTTGCCGGCAATGTGCTTGTCTCGGGCGATGTCGGCATCGCAAGACGATTGCTCGAGGAAAAGAGCGAGGTAACACACAACCAGCGCAAAAGCCGCAAGAGCCACCTGAAACGGCTGGCCGGGGGCCGTGTGGAAAGTCTGGAGTCCAGTGATATTCATCTTGAAACCAGCCTGGCTTTCAAGGAATTCAACAGCCATATCGCGGCCATTGCCTATCCCATCCTGTCACGTGAAGGACAGCTGCTGGACACACGGCTTGTCGCCGAGGGCTAG
- a CDS encoding ABC transporter ATP-binding protein: MPSNISIHDLELIGLQKIYGQTVAVRQVDLTLSQAQYCCLLGPSGCGKTSLLRMIAGHETISSGSVLIAGDDVSTAAPASRPTSMMFQSYALFPHLRVIDNVAFALKIMGVGKVERHERAFAMLQGVQLDALADRYPNQLSGGQQQRVALARALITEPKILLLDEPLSALDPFLRIEMRAELKTLQRKLGISFIHVTHSQDEAMALADLVLVMNDGIVEQTGTPMEIFNKPRNAFVANFIGGHNVITDGPKTYAVREDRINITPNGNSQIGAIEFMGANVKIKVFDGTGGNLTVSQTDEAFAKMNMNIGDAVDVSWKKKDQLELTG, translated from the coding sequence ATGCCCTCGAATATCTCCATCCATGATCTCGAACTCATCGGCCTGCAGAAAATCTACGGGCAGACGGTTGCTGTGCGGCAGGTCGATCTGACCTTGAGCCAGGCACAATATTGCTGCCTTCTGGGCCCATCCGGCTGTGGCAAGACATCGCTTCTGCGGATGATTGCGGGCCATGAAACCATCAGCTCGGGCTCGGTGCTGATCGCCGGCGACGATGTATCGACAGCAGCGCCGGCATCACGTCCCACCTCGATGATGTTTCAGAGCTATGCGTTGTTTCCGCATCTGCGGGTCATCGACAATGTGGCCTTCGCGCTGAAGATCATGGGGGTCGGCAAGGTCGAAAGGCATGAACGGGCCTTTGCGATGCTGCAGGGTGTGCAGCTCGACGCGTTGGCGGACAGGTACCCGAACCAGCTTTCCGGCGGACAACAGCAGCGGGTGGCGCTTGCAAGGGCGCTGATTACCGAGCCGAAAATTCTGCTTCTGGATGAGCCTCTGTCGGCGCTTGATCCGTTTCTGCGGATTGAGATGCGGGCCGAGCTGAAAACGCTGCAGCGGAAGCTGGGGATATCATTCATCCATGTTACCCACAGCCAGGACGAGGCCATGGCACTTGCCGATCTGGTTCTGGTGATGAATGACGGGATTGTCGAGCAGACAGGCACTCCCATGGAGATATTCAACAAACCAAGGAATGCGTTCGTGGCAAATTTCATCGGTGGCCACAACGTGATTACAGACGGTCCCAAAACCTACGCAGTACGTGAGGACCGTATCAACATAACACCGAATGGAAACAGTCAGATTGGCGCTATCGAATTCATGGGGGCCAACGTCAAAATCAAGGTATTTGATGGAACCGGGGGAAATCTGACCGTAAGCCAGACTGACGAGGCGTTTGCCAAGATGAACATGAATATCGGCGACGCCGTTGATGTCAGCTGGAAAAAGAAAGATCAACTCGAACTGACTGGCTAG
- a CDS encoding PotD/PotF family extracellular solute-binding protein: MKKNFNRRTMLKTTGAAAAFTGFSLSAPNVLRANDKVVRYLGTATTMGSEIDKKLFDDTGIKVQYIPVTTDEVTKRVLTQPNSFDIVDTEYFSLPKLVPSGNILGMDSKRITEFDNISTTHTLGEIGGKKIGDQGTAPKKVFYLKDENSSEFSAEPTRWATLIPTVFNADTLGIRPDLIGRPINTWAELLNPEFKGKASILNIPSIGIMDAAMVVEAMGEYKYPDKGNMTREEIDLTIGILIDAKKQGQFRALWSDFNESVNLMASGEVVIQSMWSPAITAVRTQGIPCVYQPLKEGYRAWAVGFALSAATKGYQADVCYEFINWYLSGFVGGYLNRQGYYSAVPSTAKEYMAPYEWDYWMLGKAATQDIMAPDGKKLAGAGEVRDGGSFEERMGGVACWNATMDENRYMVRKWNEFVAA; the protein is encoded by the coding sequence ATGAAAAAGAATTTCAATCGACGCACCATGTTGAAGACAACAGGTGCCGCTGCCGCCTTTACCGGCTTCAGCCTCAGCGCACCGAATGTACTTCGGGCCAATGACAAGGTTGTCAGATATCTCGGCACCGCAACCACAATGGGAAGCGAGATCGACAAGAAGCTGTTCGACGACACCGGCATCAAGGTTCAGTACATCCCGGTCACGACAGATGAAGTGACCAAGAGGGTTCTGACCCAGCCAAACAGCTTCGACATTGTTGATACCGAGTATTTCAGCCTGCCAAAGCTTGTGCCGTCGGGAAACATCCTCGGTATGGATTCCAAGCGGATCACCGAATTCGACAACATCAGCACCACCCACACTCTGGGGGAAATCGGCGGCAAGAAGATTGGCGATCAGGGCACAGCCCCGAAAAAGGTCTTCTATCTGAAGGACGAGAATTCCAGCGAGTTCTCTGCTGAGCCGACCCGCTGGGCGACGCTGATCCCGACCGTATTCAACGCCGACACGCTTGGGATCAGGCCGGACCTGATCGGGCGCCCGATCAACACCTGGGCCGAGCTTCTGAACCCCGAGTTCAAGGGCAAGGCATCGATCCTGAACATCCCGTCGATCGGGATCATGGATGCCGCGATGGTGGTCGAGGCCATGGGCGAATACAAATATCCCGACAAGGGCAATATGACCCGCGAGGAAATCGACCTGACGATCGGCATCCTCATCGACGCCAAGAAGCAGGGGCAGTTCCGCGCCCTGTGGTCGGACTTTAACGAAAGTGTGAACCTGATGGCCTCGGGCGAGGTGGTGATCCAGTCGATGTGGTCGCCGGCCATTACGGCTGTTCGTACACAGGGTATCCCATGTGTCTATCAGCCGCTGAAGGAAGGTTATCGCGCCTGGGCCGTCGGCTTTGCGCTGTCTGCAGCCACCAAGGGGTATCAGGCCGATGTCTGTTACGAGTTCATCAACTGGTACCTGTCCGGCTTTGTCGGCGGCTATCTGAACCGTCAGGGCTATTACTCGGCGGTACCGTCCACAGCGAAGGAATATATGGCTCCTTACGAGTGGGATTACTGGATGCTCGGCAAGGCGGCCACCCAGGACATCATGGCACCCGATGGCAAGAAGCTGGCAGGTGCCGGCGAGGTCCGCGATGGCGGGTCCTTCGAAGAGCGGATGGGCGGCGTTGCGTGCTGGAACGCAACCATGGACGAAAACCGCTACATGGTTCGCAAATGGAACGAGTTCGTCGCGGCCTAA